From a region of the Desulfosalsimonas propionicica genome:
- a CDS encoding TSUP family transporter: protein MIYLVVCGAALFVSGLTLYSGFGLGTLLMPVFAVFFPVHVAVAATAVVHGANNIFKVLMVGRHADRELVLRFGMPAIIAAFAGAAALGYVSGFDALATYSIGAKTAVITPVKLVMGILVLIFAMFELLPLLRKLKIDRRHLLWGGLLSGFFGGLSGHQGALRSAFLLKTGVSTEAFVGTNAFIGFMVDMARIVAYGFLFLAAGAASPIGAEQWPLIGAGTGAAFIGVIIGKRWMHKVTMTTVQTIAGVLLLGISVCLMAGII from the coding sequence ATGATTTATCTTGTGGTTTGCGGGGCGGCCCTTTTTGTGTCCGGGCTCACCCTTTATTCCGGCTTCGGCCTCGGCACCCTGCTGATGCCCGTATTTGCCGTTTTTTTTCCCGTGCATGTGGCAGTGGCGGCAACAGCGGTGGTGCACGGGGCCAACAATATTTTTAAGGTCCTGATGGTGGGCCGGCATGCCGACCGCGAGCTTGTGCTGCGCTTCGGCATGCCGGCCATCATAGCCGCGTTTGCCGGAGCCGCCGCACTTGGCTATGTATCGGGCTTTGACGCCCTGGCCACCTATTCCATCGGCGCGAAAACCGCCGTGATCACACCGGTCAAGCTGGTGATGGGGATTTTGGTGCTCATTTTTGCCATGTTTGAGCTGCTTCCCCTGCTTCGGAAGTTAAAGATCGACCGCCGGCACCTTTTGTGGGGCGGTCTGCTGTCCGGCTTTTTCGGGGGCCTGTCCGGCCACCAGGGGGCACTGCGATCGGCCTTTTTGCTAAAGACAGGGGTCTCTACAGAGGCCTTTGTGGGCACCAATGCTTTTATCGGTTTTATGGTGGACATGGCACGGATTGTTGCCTATGGGTTTTTGTTTTTGGCCGCAGGTGCCGCCAGTCCCATCGGTGCAGAACAATGGCCCCTGATCGGCGCTGGAACAGGGGCTGCGTTTATCGGTGTGATCATCGGCAAGCGCTGGATGCACAAGGTCACCATGACGACAGTTCAAACCATTGCCGGCGTTTTGCTGCTGGGCATTTCCGTCTGCCTGATGGCGGGCATTATCTGA
- a CDS encoding efflux RND transporter permease subunit, which yields MKITAYAVSRRLAAGAIAAALVVLGLYGLWRLPVDYLPDITYPLVKIQIQWPAAMPGEIDTEIADPVERLMATVDRLDYLESSSMEGIYSLDVHFEYGADIDVAFQDVLAALTRAEQHLPDDIEAPYVFKADPSQLPVMQLTVSSDQWDPVRLRDWADNWLQDRILAVRGVAGTEIIGGLEREIRIELDPAAMEKHRLSLNDIIDHVGAENLELTGGRITEGPREIIARTMGEYETLEDIGSVVLIRDEHRKVFLRDIARVTDSHEDQRVITRFNGGQCVKISVLQEAEANTVQTADNVARLLEELKPELPEGLRIGYVEDQAVYVRQALTGVRNAAIAAAVLLIIVVYLFLGSARQVLIMVIALPLTLVLNFGLMKLAGFSLNMFSLGGLIVAIGVVLDNSIVVVENISRLRRESLENSTTATAVAAVDEVGPALVAATLSFLALFVPFLIVPGLISLLFRELILVISGIVVISLAVAVTLTPMITTLLLGKTRPGDESGWFAKMFSGFTEIYGRVLTRALMRRKTVIGVFLIILAAAFFLTGRLGGEFLPLIDDGRIMVKVKMPTGASVHETNRVLGRIEKQVTDDPRVESTFALAGGQVKGLTTFEVANEGQVDIQLVARAQRNISTRDYVAFLRKSLAGIQPPGGQIMARQMPIKGIKGLRAADVIVQVRGRDMEILEDLAGRTVAAVRGTDQFENVSISMDRTKPEYQARVDRTKASELGISVADVARSLRSLITGAVPTRFRDGTEYYDIRVLVPETSLTSRQNVENLIVRANEDGTIRLRDIADVTAASGPVEIIRENQVKQITVEADMAGGDLAGGVAGLQKALEQIARPAGYGFDFGGNAEMMADMKNTVFAVLGFALFFSFIVLTVQFNSIRLPALILACVPVCLAGSVFAMHAAGLPLGATVIIGVLVVVAATVNDGVLLLTHAGDLQDRQGLAAGAAVTEAAKIRLRPRIMTSVTTMMGFVPLAANMGEGGDMLQPMAVAAIGGLGMEIIVALFLMPCLYTLAHR from the coding sequence ATGAAAATAACGGCCTATGCGGTTTCCCGAAGACTTGCCGCAGGCGCCATTGCCGCAGCCCTTGTGGTACTGGGCCTCTACGGCCTTTGGCGGCTGCCGGTGGATTATCTGCCGGATATCACCTACCCCCTGGTGAAAATACAGATCCAGTGGCCCGCAGCCATGCCCGGGGAGATCGACACCGAGATCGCCGATCCGGTGGAGCGCCTCATGGCCACGGTGGACCGGCTGGACTATCTGGAATCTTCCTCAATGGAGGGGATTTATTCCCTGGACGTGCATTTTGAGTACGGGGCAGACATTGACGTGGCATTCCAGGACGTGCTGGCTGCCTTAACCCGGGCTGAACAACATCTTCCAGATGACATTGAAGCCCCTTACGTATTTAAGGCAGATCCCTCCCAGCTCCCGGTGATGCAGCTCACCGTAAGCTCGGATCAATGGGACCCGGTCCGGCTTCGGGACTGGGCTGACAACTGGCTCCAGGACCGGATACTGGCGGTGCGGGGCGTGGCCGGCACGGAAATCATCGGCGGGCTTGAGCGCGAAATCCGCATTGAACTCGACCCGGCAGCCATGGAAAAACACCGGCTTTCCTTAAACGACATCATCGATCACGTGGGTGCGGAAAACCTGGAACTCACCGGCGGCCGGATCACCGAAGGCCCCAGGGAAATCATCGCCCGGACAATGGGCGAATATGAAACCCTTGAAGACATCGGCAGTGTGGTGTTGATCCGGGATGAGCACCGGAAAGTCTTTCTCCGAGACATTGCCCGGGTGACAGACAGCCACGAGGACCAACGGGTCATCACCCGGTTTAACGGCGGGCAGTGCGTCAAAATTTCAGTTCTCCAGGAAGCCGAAGCCAACACCGTGCAAACCGCAGACAACGTGGCCCGGCTCCTGGAAGAGCTCAAACCCGAACTGCCCGAAGGCCTCAGGATAGGCTATGTGGAGGACCAGGCGGTTTACGTGCGCCAGGCCCTTACCGGTGTCCGCAACGCCGCCATTGCCGCAGCGGTTTTGCTGATCATCGTGGTCTACCTGTTTCTGGGCAGTGCCAGGCAGGTTTTGATCATGGTCATTGCCCTGCCCCTGACCCTGGTGCTCAATTTCGGGCTCATGAAGCTTGCCGGGTTTTCTCTCAACATGTTCTCCCTGGGCGGACTGATCGTGGCCATCGGCGTGGTACTGGACAATTCCATCGTGGTGGTGGAAAACATCTCCCGGCTCCGGCGTGAATCTTTAGAAAACAGCACCACCGCCACCGCCGTGGCCGCCGTCGATGAAGTGGGCCCGGCCCTGGTGGCGGCCACCCTTTCGTTTCTGGCCCTGTTTGTGCCCTTTCTCATTGTTCCCGGCCTGATCAGCCTGCTTTTCCGGGAACTCATCCTGGTGATTTCCGGCATCGTGGTCATCAGCCTGGCGGTTGCCGTGACACTAACGCCCATGATCACCACCCTTTTGCTTGGCAAAACCCGGCCCGGGGATGAATCCGGGTGGTTTGCAAAAATGTTTTCAGGCTTTACGGAAATCTACGGCCGGGTGCTGACCCGGGCGCTTATGCGCCGGAAAACCGTGATCGGGGTTTTTCTCATAATCCTGGCAGCTGCTTTTTTTCTGACCGGACGGCTGGGCGGGGAATTTCTGCCCCTGATTGATGACGGCCGCATCATGGTCAAGGTAAAAATGCCCACAGGCGCATCCGTACACGAAACCAACCGCGTGCTGGGAAGAATCGAAAAACAGGTGACAGATGATCCGCGGGTTGAAAGCACCTTTGCCCTGGCCGGCGGCCAGGTCAAGGGGTTGACCACCTTTGAGGTGGCCAATGAGGGGCAGGTGGACATCCAGCTCGTGGCCCGGGCCCAAAGGAATATCAGCACCAGGGATTATGTGGCTTTTCTGCGCAAAAGCCTTGCCGGCATCCAGCCGCCCGGGGGACAAATTATGGCCCGTCAGATGCCCATCAAGGGCATCAAGGGCCTGCGGGCCGCAGATGTCATCGTCCAGGTCCGGGGCCGGGATATGGAGATCCTCGAGGATCTGGCCGGCCGCACGGTGGCGGCCGTCCGGGGAACAGATCAGTTTGAAAATGTCTCCATCTCCATGGACCGGACCAAACCCGAGTATCAGGCACGCGTGGACCGGACAAAGGCATCCGAGCTGGGAATTTCTGTTGCAGACGTGGCCCGGTCTCTGCGTTCCCTGATCACCGGGGCCGTGCCGACCCGGTTCCGCGACGGAACAGAATACTACGATATCCGGGTTTTGGTCCCGGAAACAAGCCTGACCAGCCGCCAGAATGTAGAAAACCTGATTGTCCGCGCAAACGAAGACGGCACAATCCGGCTCAGAGACATTGCTGATGTAACCGCCGCCTCCGGCCCGGTGGAAATCATCCGGGAAAACCAGGTCAAACAGATCACCGTGGAGGCGGATATGGCCGGCGGTGATCTGGCCGGCGGGGTCGCCGGGCTGCAAAAAGCCCTTGAACAGATTGCCCGGCCGGCGGGCTATGGCTTTGACTTTGGCGGAAATGCGGAAATGATGGCGGACATGAAAAATACAGTGTTTGCCGTGCTCGGCTTTGCCCTGTTTTTCTCATTTATCGTGCTGACCGTGCAGTTTAACAGCATCCGGCTGCCGGCTTTGATCCTTGCCTGCGTGCCGGTCTGCCTGGCCGGCTCGGTGTTTGCCATGCATGCCGCAGGCCTGCCCCTGGGGGCCACGGTGATCATCGGCGTGCTGGTGGTGGTGGCCGCAACGGTCAACGACGGGGTGCTGCTGTTGACCCATGCCGGCGATCTGCAAGACCGGCAGGGACTGGCCGCCGGGGCCGCGGTAACCGAGGCGGCCAAAATCCGGCTGCGCCCCCGGATCATGACATCTGTCACCACCATGATGGGATTTGTTCCCCTGGCCGCCAACATGGGCGAAGGCGGCGACATGCTCCAGCCCATGGCCGTTGCCGCCATCGGCGGCCTGGGCATGGAAATCATCGTCGCCCTGTTTCTGATGCCCTGTCTCTATACCCTGGCCCACAGATAA
- a CDS encoding efflux RND transporter periplasmic adaptor subunit gives MKTRSVLIALLLIFAAAAGAYVLYSIFSGSPDSKESAKPKKIPVVETAAAVETTVFQKLDLTGSVEAYRVAHLASPAEGPVENIFVREGDRVRAGDQLALIGRRQGAEARIAFLLEEVKKEEANLGRTRRLVETSALAKERLDQARASCESARSQLVQAQESAMDHTVSAPWDGVVSRLEVKTGEFVAPRTMLMELYDPDSLVIRAAVPERYAAQIHPDMDVEIRLDAFSGKTFQGRIQKVYPYLDARLRTRTVEIVPEKAIDLLPGMFARLQIILKKHDNAVVVPKDAVFSDSEGPAVFVVKDQKAVKRRVKTGITEKQGIEITKGVNPDDQVIVAGRQKLKNGDAVALTKGRTQ, from the coding sequence ATGAAAACCAGATCGGTCCTGATTGCGCTTTTGCTCATATTTGCCGCTGCCGCCGGCGCCTATGTTCTCTACTCCATCTTCTCCGGAAGCCCGGACAGCAAAGAATCGGCCAAACCCAAAAAAATCCCGGTAGTGGAAACAGCCGCAGCCGTTGAGACCACAGTCTTTCAAAAACTGGATCTCACCGGCTCCGTAGAGGCCTACCGCGTGGCCCACCTGGCATCGCCTGCCGAAGGACCGGTGGAAAATATTTTCGTGCGCGAAGGCGACCGGGTCCGCGCCGGTGACCAGCTTGCGCTGATCGGCCGGAGGCAGGGCGCTGAGGCCCGGATTGCCTTTCTTCTGGAAGAAGTCAAAAAAGAAGAGGCCAATTTGGGCCGGACGCGCAGGCTGGTGGAAACCAGCGCACTTGCCAAAGAAAGGCTGGATCAGGCCCGGGCTTCTTGTGAAAGTGCCCGGTCACAGCTGGTTCAGGCACAAGAATCAGCAATGGATCACACTGTATCCGCCCCGTGGGATGGTGTGGTCTCGCGCCTGGAGGTCAAAACAGGCGAATTTGTGGCCCCGCGCACCATGCTCATGGAACTCTATGATCCCGATTCCCTGGTGATCCGCGCGGCCGTGCCGGAGCGATACGCCGCACAGATCCATCCGGACATGGACGTGGAGATCCGTCTGGACGCGTTTTCCGGCAAAACCTTTCAGGGGCGCATCCAAAAAGTCTATCCCTACCTGGATGCCCGGCTGCGCACCCGGACCGTGGAAATCGTTCCGGAAAAGGCGATTGATCTGCTTCCCGGCATGTTTGCCCGCCTCCAGATCATCCTCAAAAAGCACGACAATGCCGTGGTGGTGCCAAAAGATGCGGTCTTCTCCGATTCAGAGGGCCCGGCCGTATTTGTGGTCAAAGACCAGAAAGCGGTCAAACGCCGGGTCAAAACCGGAATCACGGAAAAGCAGGGAATTGAAATTACCAAAGGCGTTAATCCAGATGATCAGGTGATTGTGGCAGGCCGTCAAAAGCTGAAAAACGGAGATGCGGTCGCCCTGACAAAAGGCCGGACCCAATGA
- a CDS encoding ABC transporter permease has product MKAWTAFFNIVLKDMRTYYLKPPNISWGLIFPLAWTGMFFIKSGSGLGTIPTLLPAVVAVSILFGTTSMLAVTVTFEKKQRSFERLLLAPISLELLMLAKTGGAILFGTANAFVPVIMAAFLMDMSEVVWAAFVPAVVMIAVASTFLGLFIAVAVSEVFEAQTFSNFFRFPMIFLCGLFFPIAHLPFFLKPVSYVLPLTYGADVLHGAVHGAHIMPYWLDLSILAAFCIGLFMLSLRNIKKHWIA; this is encoded by the coding sequence ATGAAAGCCTGGACTGCTTTTTTCAATATCGTTTTAAAAGACATGCGGACCTATTACCTAAAACCGCCCAATATCAGCTGGGGACTTATTTTCCCCCTGGCCTGGACAGGCATGTTTTTCATAAAATCAGGAAGCGGTCTTGGCACCATCCCCACGCTGCTGCCGGCAGTGGTGGCCGTATCCATCCTGTTTGGCACCACCTCCATGCTGGCTGTGACCGTAACCTTTGAAAAAAAGCAGCGCTCCTTTGAACGGCTGCTGCTGGCCCCGATTTCCCTGGAACTGCTGATGCTGGCCAAAACCGGCGGAGCCATTTTGTTTGGCACGGCAAACGCTTTTGTGCCGGTGATCATGGCCGCCTTTTTAATGGACATGTCCGAAGTGGTCTGGGCCGCATTTGTGCCGGCTGTGGTCATGATCGCCGTGGCATCCACATTTCTGGGGCTTTTTATTGCCGTGGCCGTCAGCGAGGTATTCGAGGCCCAGACCTTTTCCAACTTTTTCCGGTTTCCCATGATTTTTCTCTGCGGCCTGTTTTTCCCCATCGCGCATCTGCCATTTTTTTTAAAGCCCGTCTCCTACGTCCTGCCCCTGACCTACGGGGCGGACGTGCTCCACGGGGCCGTGCACGGAGCCCACATCATGCCCTATTGGCTGGATCTGTCCATACTGGCGGCCTTCTGCATCGGGCTGTTTATGTTGAGCCTTCGCAATATCAAAAAACACTGGATTGCCTGA
- a CDS encoding ABC transporter ATP-binding protein translates to MHPSILVENLSKRFENVAALSEVSFSVGRGELFGFLGPNGAGKTTTINMLTGLARPDTGTIRIAGIDCTQKNRQAQHLIGVVPDESNLYPELSGFDNLCFCAALYGMAKPDRQRRARELLADFGLKDAADRRFSGYSKGMKRKLTIAAGIIHQPEILFLDEPTTGIDVASARHLRQLIDDLHQGGTTIFLTTHYIEEAERLCDRIAFIVAGRIVEISSVADLLQPLQAKHVVEIACENPNDGITDRLSGAFAGLAFSSPKQGLIRVEADKPVKAGAIVHFLEEQGFEVSEAKKIKPSLEEVFVRITGIEANALENGNQKGNRMK, encoded by the coding sequence ATGCATCCATCCATTCTTGTTGAAAATCTTTCCAAGCGTTTTGAAAATGTGGCGGCGCTCTCAGAGGTTTCTTTTTCCGTGGGCAGGGGCGAACTATTTGGCTTTTTGGGGCCCAATGGCGCGGGCAAGACCACCACGATCAATATGTTAACCGGCCTGGCCCGCCCGGACACGGGCACAATCCGGATTGCGGGAATTGACTGCACACAGAAAAACCGGCAGGCCCAGCATTTGATCGGTGTGGTCCCGGATGAAAGCAATCTGTATCCCGAGCTTTCGGGTTTTGACAATCTTTGCTTCTGTGCCGCACTATACGGAATGGCAAAGCCGGACAGGCAGCGTCGGGCACGTGAGCTGCTGGCCGACTTCGGCCTTAAAGACGCGGCAGACCGTCGGTTTTCCGGATATTCCAAGGGCATGAAGCGCAAGCTCACCATTGCCGCAGGCATTATACACCAGCCGGAAATTCTTTTTTTAGACGAGCCCACCACCGGCATTGATGTTGCCAGCGCCCGGCATCTGCGTCAGTTAATAGACGACCTGCACCAGGGCGGCACCACCATATTTCTGACCACTCATTACATCGAAGAAGCCGAGCGACTTTGCGACCGCATTGCCTTTATCGTCGCAGGCCGCATCGTGGAAATCAGCAGCGTGGCTGACCTGCTCCAGCCCCTGCAGGCAAAACACGTGGTGGAAATTGCCTGCGAAAACCCGAATGACGGCATAACTGACCGGCTTTCCGGAGCCTTTGCCGGATTGGCGTTTTCATCCCCGAAACAGGGCCTCATCCGGGTGGAGGCGGACAAACCGGTCAAGGCCGGCGCAATTGTCCATTTTCTGGAAGAACAGGGATTTGAAGTGTCAGAGGCAAAAAAAATCAAACCGTCTCTGGAGGAGGTTTTTGTCCGGATCACCGGCATTGAGGCCAATGCCCTGGAAAACGGGAATCAAAAGGGAAACCGTATGAAATGA
- a CDS encoding putative sulfate/molybdate transporter, with translation MMSETFRFNRMELAGSLGDLGTLLPIAIAMVLVNGLDPLGLFLSIGIFFILSGIYFGITVPVQPMKVIGAYAIATSLSADQILASSLLMGVFLLIVGVTGAIDLIRKATPQSVIRGVQLSTGALLISGGIKFIIGTSRFQEIHDAVEPYLAFQTIGPVPISLIIGGIAAVITLLLLDNKKFPAGLIVVAGGLAAGLALGARVDFGNGGIGFHVPELFAFGLPGKVDFTFALFALVLPQLPMSLGNAVLAYTDLSREYFGERSKKVTNRRACISMALANFMSFCLGGMPLCHGAGGLAAHYRFGARTAGSNLMIGLIFAVLALVLGENIISVLNLLPMAILGVLLVFAGSQLSLTIMDLTSRKDYFVATLILGITLASNLAVGFIAGMVVAWILKWDRLSV, from the coding sequence ATGATGTCCGAGACTTTCAGATTCAACCGCATGGAGCTTGCAGGGTCCCTGGGGGATCTGGGCACACTTCTGCCCATTGCCATTGCCATGGTGCTTGTAAACGGGCTCGACCCCCTGGGCCTGTTTTTGAGCATCGGGATTTTTTTCATCCTCTCAGGGATCTATTTCGGTATCACGGTGCCGGTCCAACCCATGAAGGTCATCGGCGCCTATGCCATTGCCACATCGCTTAGCGCAGACCAGATTCTTGCCTCGTCTCTTCTCATGGGGGTTTTTCTTTTGATCGTCGGGGTGACCGGGGCAATTGATCTGATCCGAAAAGCCACGCCGCAGTCGGTCATCCGGGGGGTTCAGCTTTCCACGGGTGCGCTTCTGATTTCCGGCGGCATCAAGTTCATCATCGGAACATCACGGTTCCAGGAAATCCACGACGCAGTGGAGCCATACCTGGCCTTCCAGACCATTGGTCCGGTTCCGATCAGCTTGATCATCGGCGGTATCGCCGCAGTTATAACCCTTCTTTTGCTGGACAACAAAAAATTCCCAGCAGGCCTGATCGTTGTGGCCGGCGGCCTTGCAGCCGGCCTGGCCCTGGGGGCAAGAGTGGATTTCGGAAATGGCGGAATCGGGTTTCACGTGCCGGAGTTGTTTGCCTTCGGACTGCCGGGAAAGGTTGATTTCACATTTGCCCTATTTGCCCTGGTTCTGCCCCAGCTTCCCATGAGCCTGGGCAATGCGGTGCTTGCATATACGGATCTTTCCAGGGAGTATTTCGGAGAGCGATCCAAAAAGGTAACCAACCGGAGGGCCTGCATCAGTATGGCACTCGCCAATTTCATGAGCTTCTGCCTGGGCGGGATGCCGCTTTGCCACGGTGCTGGCGGACTGGCCGCGCATTACCGGTTCGGGGCGCGGACAGCCGGCTCTAACCTGATGATCGGCCTGATCTTTGCCGTGCTGGCGCTCGTGCTGGGCGAAAACATCATCAGCGTGCTGAACCTGCTGCCCATGGCCATTTTAGGCGTTTTGCTGGTGTTTGCCGGATCTCAGCTCAGCCTGACCATTATGGATCTTACCAGCCGTAAGGATTATTTCGTGGCCACCCTGATTCTGGGTATTACCCTGGCATCTAACCTGGCTGTCGGTTTTATTGCCGGGATGGTCGTGGCTTGGATACTGAAGTGGGACAGACTATCGGTTTAG
- a CDS encoding sulfite exporter TauE/SafE family protein has product MNISVALFGAIFFISFLLTMVGLGGGLIFSPLFVILGFTKSAAASASLFLNLVAAGSAAYAYARKKMVDFSLSIPLIVSSALAAPVGSFLNVRIALGPFLLVMAAVLAAAGLRMLFSPQGQDEESYLAPWKKMAGGIVIGACIGLLGGLLGIGGGVFVVPLLIYVLKTPTKIAAASSTFIVCFSSLTGFLGYVSMEAINWWFILPAAVASFAGGQAGARLMSTRLKGKTIRVLFSLVLFALCARLLHQYFA; this is encoded by the coding sequence ATGAACATCTCTGTTGCCCTGTTTGGGGCCATATTTTTCATCTCGTTTCTGCTCACCATGGTGGGGCTGGGAGGCGGACTGATATTTTCCCCGCTTTTTGTGATTTTGGGATTTACAAAAAGCGCTGCGGCTTCCGCCTCCCTGTTTTTAAACCTGGTGGCGGCCGGATCAGCGGCCTATGCCTACGCACGCAAAAAAATGGTGGATTTTTCCCTGTCCATCCCTTTGATCGTATCCTCGGCCCTGGCCGCACCCGTGGGCTCCTTTTTAAATGTCCGCATCGCCCTTGGCCCGTTTCTTCTGGTCATGGCCGCAGTGCTGGCTGCAGCCGGCCTTCGCATGCTGTTTTCCCCGCAGGGGCAAGACGAAGAAAGCTATTTGGCGCCATGGAAAAAAATGGCCGGCGGTATTGTCATCGGCGCGTGCATCGGCCTTCTGGGCGGACTTCTGGGAATCGGCGGGGGCGTTTTTGTGGTGCCGCTTTTAATTTACGTACTCAAAACCCCCACCAAAATTGCAGCGGCATCATCGACGTTTATCGTGTGCTTTTCTTCGCTCACGGGCTTTTTGGGCTATGTGTCCATGGAAGCCATCAATTGGTGGTTTATCCTGCCTGCGGCAGTTGCCTCTTTTGCCGGGGGCCAGGCCGGAGCCAGGCTGATGAGCACCCGGCTGAAGGGAAAAACCATCCGGGTTTTGTTCAGCCTGGTGCTGTTTGCCCTGTGTGCCAGGCTCTTGCACCAGTACTTTGCATAG
- a CDS encoding ArsR/SmtB family transcription factor, producing MPTAENAARIFKVLSVDTRVRMIDLLKTRTLCVNAMAKSLNISPAAVSQHLRILRDADIVIGEKRGYFVHYRVNEETLAKWHKTANHLLDPSPAKPFIIAGSLKNSNSDKGGQS from the coding sequence ATGCCAACTGCGGAAAATGCTGCGCGGATATTCAAGGTTTTGTCTGTGGACACGCGCGTGCGGATGATCGATCTGCTCAAAACCCGCACCCTGTGTGTCAATGCAATGGCCAAATCACTGAACATCTCGCCAGCGGCCGTGTCCCAGCATTTGCGGATACTGCGGGACGCAGACATCGTGATCGGCGAAAAACGCGGTTATTTCGTCCACTACCGGGTCAATGAAGAAACATTGGCCAAATGGCATAAAACCGCAAACCATCTGCTGGACCCAAGCCCGGCCAAACCCTTTATCATCGCCGGGTCATTAAAAAATTCAAATTCAGACAAAGGAGGTCAGTCATGA
- the mgtE gene encoding magnesium transporter, translated as MEQESSLLPLVEKFFEHDTAAAARSLARMTEEEAVEVLGALPAPLAVRAVRHLQVGYTAALLKDAEPAIFREIASSLDPQLAATIFMHLPNEARERLLEHIPGKLKKQIQELLTYPEDSVGRLMTTDFLSFHKEVTAREAVEKIRSLARKRLPASYGYVVDEEERLVGVMNMRDLMLASPEQPLESMMRTNVFSIHAFVDREQAGNELSKRRYFAAPIVDSENHMLGIIKAEQLIHGIQDEATEDFQRMFGAGADERPFSPILFSLKKRLPWLHVNLATAFLAAAVVAMFEGLIARLTILAVFLPVVAGQGGNAGAQSLAVVMRGLVMREIPGNKVSKLILKEGALCAASGVVIGLVTAMVAWVWNGNPFLGLVIGLGMFFNLVLAGLSGAAIPVLMKKLGLDPAQCSSIILTTVTDVMGFLIFLGLAAAFQAQLI; from the coding sequence ATGGAACAGGAATCTTCTTTGCTTCCGCTGGTAGAAAAATTCTTTGAGCACGATACGGCTGCCGCTGCGCGCAGCCTGGCGAGAATGACCGAAGAAGAGGCGGTTGAAGTTCTGGGTGCGCTGCCGGCGCCGCTGGCCGTGCGTGCCGTTCGCCATCTGCAGGTCGGGTACACGGCAGCGCTGCTAAAAGACGCAGAACCGGCTATATTCCGGGAAATTGCATCGTCTCTGGATCCCCAGCTGGCTGCAACCATTTTCATGCATCTACCCAATGAGGCCCGGGAGCGCCTGCTCGAACATATACCCGGAAAGCTCAAAAAACAGATCCAGGAACTTCTCACCTATCCCGAGGACAGCGTCGGACGGCTCATGACCACGGATTTCCTTTCCTTTCACAAGGAGGTTACCGCCCGGGAGGCCGTCGAAAAGATCCGCTCTCTTGCCAGAAAACGGCTGCCCGCTTCTTATGGCTATGTCGTGGATGAAGAAGAACGCCTCGTTGGCGTAATGAACATGCGGGATCTGATGCTGGCTTCTCCCGAACAGCCCCTGGAATCGATGATGCGGACAAACGTATTTTCGATCCATGCCTTTGTTGACAGGGAACAGGCGGGCAACGAGCTGTCCAAAAGAAGATATTTTGCAGCCCCGATTGTTGACAGCGAAAACCATATGCTGGGCATCATCAAGGCCGAACAGCTGATCCATGGCATTCAGGACGAGGCCACAGAGGACTTCCAGCGGATGTTTGGCGCCGGAGCCGATGAACGGCCCTTTTCACCAATTCTTTTTTCTCTGAAAAAACGTCTGCCCTGGCTGCACGTAAACCTGGCCACGGCCTTTCTGGCGGCCGCCGTGGTGGCCATGTTTGAGGGCCTGATCGCCAGGCTCACCATCCTGGCGGTTTTTCTTCCTGTGGTGGCCGGTCAGGGCGGCAACGCCGGCGCCCAGTCCCTGGCTGTGGTGATGCGGGGATTGGTCATGCGCGAGATTCCGGGCAACAAGGTTTCAAAGCTGATCCTGAAGGAAGGGGCACTATGTGCGGCAAGCGGCGTGGTTATCGGCCTGGTCACGGCAATGGTGGCCTGGGTCTGGAACGGCAACCCTTTCCTGGGCCTGGTCATCGGCCTGGGGATGTTTTTCAACCTGGTGCTTGCCGGGCTGTCCGGTGCTGCAATCCCAGTGCTGATGAAAAAGCTGGGACTTGATCCGGCACAGTGCTCCAGCATCATCCTGACTACTGTGACCGACGTGATGGGATTTCTGATTTTCCTGGGCCTGGCCGCCGCATTTCAGGCGCAGCTGATTTAG